GCCACTTAATAAATTCTCAGTTAAAGAAATGTCTTCAGGACTAGGATCGACACTACCAGTAGGATGATTGTGGGCGATAATTACTCTGGTGGCTCCTTGACGAATGGTTTCCCGGAAAATTTCGCGGGGATGAGCTAAGGTTTCGGTGGCGGTTCCTACGGTAATTACCTGAGTACCAATTAAGCGATTTTTGACATCAAGTAAAACTACAGCAAAACGTTCTTGATTTTGCCACATTAAATCGTGACTTAGGGCAGCTACCGCAGCCGCAGGGTTATCGATTAAAGTGCGTTCGTTAGGTTTAGTTTGAAATGCTCGTTTTCCCAGTTCCACGGCGGCGACAATTGTCGTTGCTTTAGCAGGACCAATACCGGGTATTTTCATTAATTCTTGGGGGCTAATATCGCGCAATACTTCGAGGGGTTCGCGTTGATGTTGACTGAGTTGCTGAAGAATATATTGCCCCAAACCTACAGCAGAAAGTTTACCTGGACCTTGCCCGGTTCCGAGAAGAATT
The DNA window shown above is from Oscillatoria salina IIICB1 and carries:
- the radC gene encoding RadC family protein, translated to MTYTLRIADIPISERPRERLLAQGARNLATAELIAILLGTGQGPGKLSAVGLGQYILQQLSQHQREPLEVLRDISPQELMKIPGIGPAKATTIVAAVELGKRAFQTKPNERTLIDNPAAAVAALSHDLMWQNQERFAVVLLDVKNRLIGTQVITVGTATETLAHPREIFRETIRQGATRVIIAHNHPTGSVDPSPEDISLTENLLSGAQLLGIPILDHLILGNGNYRSLRQSTALWREYPQGD